From a region of the Sulfurospirillum tamanense genome:
- the cas2 gene encoding CRISPR-associated endonuclease Cas2 codes for MNSCLVCYDIADEKRLSKVAKYLESEGIRIQYSVFLILEMSPQRMDEMCARLSLLIDPEVDDVRIYEVIHSGVRLGTALDLDNPLVLL; via the coding sequence ATGAACTCCTGTTTGGTCTGTTATGATATAGCCGACGAAAAGCGTCTGAGTAAGGTGGCAAAATACCTCGAATCCGAAGGGATTCGCATTCAATATAGTGTTTTTTTGATTTTGGAAATGTCGCCACAACGCATGGATGAAATGTGTGCAAGGCTTAGCTTGCTCATCGACCCAGAGGTGGATGACGTGAGGATTTATGAAGTCATTCATAGTGGCGTTAGGCTTGGCACGGCGTTGGATTTGGACAATCCGCTCGTGCTTCTTTAG